From one Tsukamurella tyrosinosolvens genomic stretch:
- a CDS encoding DUF2000 domain-containing protein codes for MTETIRFDTKIAVLLRDDLAGWQRLNTTAFLVSGIAATVPEVVGEPYADADGTAYLPMFRQPVLVFEGTAETLRAAHQRALGRGLTVSVFTRELFSTGNDRDNRAAVQAVGTAALDLVGIGVHGPKNAVDRIMKGARMHP; via the coding sequence ATGACCGAGACGATCCGATTCGACACCAAGATCGCGGTGCTGCTCCGCGACGATCTCGCCGGCTGGCAGCGCCTCAACACCACGGCCTTCCTCGTCAGCGGTATCGCCGCCACGGTCCCCGAGGTCGTCGGCGAGCCCTACGCCGACGCCGACGGCACCGCGTACCTGCCCATGTTCCGCCAGCCAGTCCTCGTCTTCGAGGGCACCGCGGAGACGCTCCGTGCCGCGCACCAACGAGCGCTGGGACGGGGCCTGACCGTCTCCGTCTTCACCCGGGAACTGTTCTCGACCGGCAACGACCGGGACAACCGCGCCGCGGTCCAGGCGGTCGGCACTGCCGCGCTGGACCTCGTCGGCATCGGCGTCCACGGCCCCAAGAACGCCGTCGACCGGATCATGAAGGGCGCCCGGATGCACCCGTGA
- a CDS encoding helix-turn-helix transcriptional regulator, which produces MSAESSVAWRPRVEGIAEVFRAHFEEHAYPMHTHEVWTLLTVDRGRIGYELGGERCDSSPRSVTLLPPHVAHDGHSLTAGGFDKRVIYLESRMLDGIGRAVGRPTLLDGPLRQRVDRLNRALVAPGEEFEAASRLALIVERLQWHLDGNPEPARAPRNRPVAHALRDLLDGSIREGMTLEEAGRALHVDPSHLVREFSREFGLPPHRYLIGRRVELARRLLLAGGAAADVSVEAGFHDQSHLNRHFKSMVGTTPGRFARSGGTAARR; this is translated from the coding sequence ATGTCCGCGGAGTCGAGCGTCGCGTGGCGACCCCGCGTCGAGGGGATCGCCGAGGTGTTCCGGGCGCACTTCGAGGAGCACGCCTACCCGATGCACACGCACGAGGTGTGGACGCTGCTCACGGTCGATCGCGGGCGCATCGGGTACGAGCTGGGCGGCGAGCGGTGCGATTCGTCGCCGCGGTCGGTGACGCTGCTGCCGCCGCACGTCGCGCACGACGGGCACAGCCTCACGGCGGGCGGGTTCGACAAGCGCGTGATCTACCTGGAGTCGCGGATGCTCGACGGGATCGGGCGCGCCGTCGGCAGGCCGACGCTGCTCGACGGCCCGCTCCGGCAGCGTGTCGACCGGCTCAACCGGGCGCTCGTCGCGCCGGGGGAGGAGTTCGAAGCGGCGAGCCGGCTCGCCCTGATCGTCGAACGGCTGCAGTGGCACCTGGACGGCAATCCGGAGCCGGCGCGGGCGCCGCGGAACCGGCCGGTCGCGCACGCTCTCCGGGATCTCCTCGACGGCAGCATCCGCGAGGGCATGACGCTCGAGGAGGCGGGACGTGCGCTCCACGTGGACCCGTCGCACCTGGTCAGGGAGTTCTCCCGTGAGTTCGGGCTCCCGCCGCACAGGTACCTGATCGGCCGCCGGGTCGAGCTCGCGCGCAGGTTACTGCTGGCCGGCGGCGCCGCGGCGGACGTCTCGGTGGAGGCGGGGTTCCACGACCAGTCGCACCTCAACCGTCACTTCAAGTCGATGGTCGGGACCACGCCCGGCCGCTTCGCGCGGAGCGGCGGAACCGCAGCTCGGAGGTGA